One region of Vitis vinifera cultivar Pinot Noir 40024 chromosome 1, ASM3070453v1 genomic DNA includes:
- the LOC132253769 gene encoding extensin-1-like, which yields MKVVPRGAKLEHSFVCLLRLSKLRPFSVVFADIAIARTQGAKSSSPSTRLRIPRGVLVQYSTSEPPRPRLGPPPVKGAPTSPPTRRYNTRRSLTIAGASSSRGLPKKKAKVSEPIDLTESSSDPESEPTPSPPPVEKSPPPTKRSPWLAKKSPPPTKKP from the exons ATGAAAGTG GTGCCAAGAGGAGCCAAGCTAGAGCACTCTTTTGTCTGCCTCCTTCGCCTGAGCAAGTTGCGCCCATTTTCGGTCGTTTTCGCTGACATCGCCATCGCCAGAACACAAGGAGCAAAGTCTTCGTCTCCGTCGACTCGCCTGAGAATCCCAAGAGGCGTGCTTGTCCAATACTCCACGTCTGAGCCGCCCCGGCCTCGCCTTGGCCCACCACCAGTCAAGGGCGCACCTACCAGTCCTCCGACAAGGCGCTATAATACAAGGAGATCGCTTACCATTGCCGGTGCGAGCTCTTCCAGAGGACTCCCAAAGAAGAAAGCAAAGGTCTCTGAGCCAATTGATCTAACCGAGTCATCTTCAGATCCTGAATCAGAGCCTACGCCATCTCCACCGCCTGTTGAAAAATCTCCGCCGCCTACTAAAAGGTCTCCATGGCTTGCTAAAAAGTCTCCACCTCCTACCAAGAAGCCTTAA